A single window of Ctenopharyngodon idella isolate HZGC_01 chromosome 24, HZGC01, whole genome shotgun sequence DNA harbors:
- the rep15 gene encoding LOW QUALITY PROTEIN: rab15 effector protein (The sequence of the model RefSeq protein was modified relative to this genomic sequence to represent the inferred CDS: deleted 1 base in 1 codon) → MNQKDLQYEAKTSIFRTLWAKPNKTTSADLIHLFSDCIRAASSRTKEYLLFRDPENKFHPSPSTLNEIFLMTYIQHSSLLNLTDTFNCTAMTQEQRILLGAHWVWAMLDQPSKNPRIQIAVQVFHLPERTEEKVEELSLDIYSDIMRMAGMDVVERTQAERMVEFCSSIGRECYALFLFFGRQNDEGNIYGLLSNNLQAAVGKCVRIDQVFIDHFFKGAKCFGTPNGMLQALVGKEGDEPLTML, encoded by the exons ATGAACCAAAAAGATCTCCAGTATGAAGCCAAAACCAGCATTTTCAGAACCTTATGGGCTAAACCCAACAAAACCACCTCGGCGGACCTCATCCACCTCTTTAGCGACTGCATCCGAGCGGCTTCATCCAGAACAAAGGAGTATCTGCTCTTCAGGGACCCGGAAAACAAGTTCCACCCAAGTCCTTCAACCCTAAACGAGATCTTTCTGATGACCTACATCCAGCACAGCAGCCTGCTGAATCTCACCGACACGTTCAACTGCACA GCCATGACCCAAGAACAGAGGATCCTACTGGGTGCCCACTGGGTCTGGGCCATGCTGGATCAGCCGAGCAAGAACCCCCGAATCCAGATCGCGGTCCAGGTTTTTCATCTACCAGAAAGAACGGAGGAGAAAGTGGAGGAGCTGTCTTTAGATATCTACAGCGACATCATGCGCATGGCCGGGATGGATGTGGTGGAGAGAACGCAAGCCGAGAGGATGGTGGAGTTCTGCTCCTCCATCGGCAGAGAATGTTACGCGCTTTTTCTCTTCTTTGGTCGGCAAAACGACGAGGGGAACATTTACGGGCTGCTGAGCAACAATCTGCAAGCAGCTGTGGGGAAGTGTGTGAGGATTGATCAGGTTTTTATCGATCACTTCTTCAAAGGTGCGAAATGCTTTGGCACTCCAAATGGGATGTTGCAAGCACTGGTTGGTAAGGAGGGTGACGAACCTCTGACCATGCTTTAA